In Bacteroidota bacterium, the following are encoded in one genomic region:
- a CDS encoding nicotinamidase — MSVFADASDPIPLQPGDALVVVDVQRDFCPGGALAVPEGDAVVPVLNRWVEQAEARGVPVFFTRDWHPADHTSFVGQGGPWPPHCVQGTEGAAFHPDLHVPDDAPIVSKATTAAAEAYSGFDTTDLAAQLRAADARRVWVGGLATDYCVRATALDALAEGFAVHLVPDGMRGITPDTSATALAEMADAGAVLPDGDDPAALDARATGL, encoded by the coding sequence ATGTCTGTTTTCGCCGATGCCTCCGACCCCATCCCGCTCCAGCCGGGCGATGCGCTCGTCGTCGTGGACGTGCAGCGCGACTTCTGCCCCGGCGGCGCGCTCGCCGTCCCGGAGGGCGACGCCGTCGTGCCGGTGCTGAACCGCTGGGTCGAGCAGGCCGAGGCGCGCGGCGTGCCCGTCTTCTTCACCCGCGACTGGCACCCAGCCGACCACACCTCGTTCGTCGGGCAGGGCGGGCCGTGGCCGCCGCACTGCGTCCAAGGCACCGAGGGCGCCGCGTTTCACCCCGACCTTCACGTCCCGGACGACGCGCCCATCGTCAGCAAAGCCACGACGGCCGCCGCTGAGGCGTATTCGGGCTTCGACACAACCGACCTCGCCGCGCAACTCCGAGCCGCCGATGCTCGCCGTGTGTGGGTAGGCGGCCTCGCGACCGACTACTGCGTTCGTGCCACCGCCCTCGACGCGCTCGCGGAAGGCTTCGCTGTCCACCTCGTCCCCGACGGCATGCGCGGCATCACGCCTGACACCAGCGCCACCGCGCTCGCCGAGATGGCTGACGCTGGCGCTGTGCTGCCCGACGGGGACGACCCCGCGGCCCTCGACGCGCGCGCAACGGGGCTGTGA
- a CDS encoding nicotinate phosphoribosyltransferase yields the protein MTPWIDDARAALVTDLYQLTMVQAYWHEGLTAPATFDLFIRRLPPTRTYFLACGLDSVLRYLETVCFTDEALAYLATLPQFQDDFLAWLADFRFTGSVRAVAEGTPVFPNAPLLEVTAPLPEAQLVESFLINQISVQTMIATKAARVVRAAQGRTVADFGMRRMDGTDATMKGARAMYIAGVEATSNVEAGRVYGIPVTGTMAHSYIEAHEDQGAAFRAFAGLYPGTTVLVDTYDTLRGVRRVIDLVQTESLQIGALRLDSGDLSALAKGARGLLDDAGLTDVRLLASSSLDEYKIMDLLADGAPLDGFGVGTRMGQSQDAPTLDTVYKLAEYDGRGRMKLATNKGTFPGRKQVVRRTDGDGTLAGDTVIRDGEALESGNLDGTLLLREVMRDGEHTEAGRESLATIRERAQTLLGRLPARLHRIGDEASGEPYPVAVSAALQAEADRVRAEIEARAT from the coding sequence ATGACGCCCTGGATTGACGACGCGCGGGCCGCGCTCGTGACCGACCTCTACCAACTCACGATGGTGCAGGCCTACTGGCACGAGGGCCTCACCGCGCCTGCCACGTTCGACCTCTTCATCCGCCGCCTGCCGCCGACGCGGACCTATTTCCTCGCCTGCGGCCTCGACAGCGTCCTGCGCTACCTCGAAACGGTCTGCTTCACCGACGAAGCGCTCGCCTACCTCGCCACGCTACCGCAATTCCAGGACGACTTCCTCGCGTGGCTGGCCGACTTCCGCTTCACGGGCTCCGTCCGCGCCGTGGCCGAGGGGACGCCTGTCTTCCCGAACGCGCCGCTCCTCGAAGTCACCGCGCCGCTGCCGGAGGCGCAACTCGTCGAGTCGTTTCTCATCAACCAGATCAGCGTCCAGACGATGATCGCCACGAAGGCGGCCCGTGTGGTGCGCGCGGCGCAGGGGCGCACCGTCGCCGACTTTGGGATGCGGCGCATGGACGGCACCGACGCGACAATGAAGGGCGCGCGGGCGATGTACATCGCGGGCGTCGAGGCGACGAGCAACGTGGAAGCAGGGCGCGTCTACGGCATCCCGGTCACGGGCACGATGGCGCACAGCTACATCGAGGCGCACGAGGACCAAGGCGCGGCCTTCCGCGCGTTCGCGGGCCTCTATCCCGGCACGACGGTGCTCGTGGACACCTACGACACGCTGCGCGGTGTCCGCCGGGTAATCGACCTCGTCCAGACCGAGAGCCTCCAGATTGGCGCGCTCCGCCTCGACTCGGGCGACCTCAGCGCACTCGCCAAGGGTGCCCGCGGCCTGCTCGACGACGCGGGGCTGACCGACGTGAGGCTCCTCGCCTCCAGTAGCCTCGACGAGTACAAGATCATGGACCTCCTCGCCGATGGCGCGCCGCTCGACGGCTTCGGCGTCGGCACGCGGATGGGGCAGTCGCAGGACGCCCCGACGCTGGATACCGTCTACAAGCTCGCGGAGTACGACGGCCGCGGGCGCATGAAGCTCGCCACGAACAAGGGCACGTTCCCAGGTCGCAAGCAGGTCGTCCGACGCACCGACGGCGATGGCACGCTCGCAGGCGACACCGTCATCCGCGACGGCGAAGCCCTCGAAAGCGGGAACCTGGACGGCACGCTGCTGCTGCGCGAGGTCATGCGCGACGGCGAGCACACCGAAGCGGGCCGCGAGTCGCTCGCCACGATCCGCGAGCGTGCGCAGACGCTCCTCGGCCGGCTCCCCGCGCGGCTGCACCGGATTGGCGACGAGGCCAGCGGCGAGCCGTACCCCGTCGCCGTGAGCGCGGCCCTGCAAGCCGAGGCCGACCGCGTCCGCGCCGAGATCGAGGCACGGGCCACCTAG
- a CDS encoding S8 family peptidase, whose translation MLLPPLARAYARLAFGLSLVLAFSLALSTVSAQSPLQETLRGVAPVEKGALTLSSSATDLAEAPWAAVLDPALRPLAAAEEARRTTGRYPAAWQPEAFTQNLAATVQADGQVLLDLLVEARAPAALGAVPGVEVRTVVGNVAVVRAPSGALVPLARRDGVRFVEAARLRSTLNDAGRADIRADIVHQGGGGLPQAYRGRGVVVGVLDSGIDVTHPDFFDAGGTRLRSLLEFTQGGGQVEWTKAQIDANPSGVTQQDGDGGQGHGTHVMGTAAGNGGFSANQTGIAPESDLVFVKGIRSPTSTGGFSDADVIAGVDYMFRAAGSQPAVVNLSLGGNFGPLDGTSLYEQSLSGLTGEGRVIVAAAGNSGFQLIHAGDQTQANVLNETLLFANDPSIALASMWYDSGTLTEFYIGAYTLDAFGELVYLGEVGVNAGQVLDGGNGQPLPFVVDGVTLGSVVIDAQTTQDPRNGDGNVIFGIFGDPQNGIDVSQTIWTILSVGPSGGRMDMWALSGSEFFGGVVGFPSINEMPGNTMMTMGSPSTARDVIAVGSYVTRNRWVDIDGVARDWLNPSPDRDPNSPPVIPAIGQRSYFSSLGPTRDGRVTPDIAAPGELIFSSMSSALNVGVGVQRHEILQGGGYKSLQGTSMASPHVAGTIALMLEVDPTLTPAEAREIIQATARSDGFTGSVPNNGVGAGKLDALAAVQETIRRNGGSGGGGTSVAEAEPNNTIPTAQPLGGSTPITVAGFIESSDNGDVTVNYQGGVVDDFEDLFRVSTTTTGLTLTLSDYTQDLDLVLLEEDNGGLAIVDLSASVDATESISAPALAPGTYYVGVSFYDGEGQSGTSPYRLVVDGGSPVDAEDEATVASLALHSTYPNPVSASTTIGFELPEAAPVKLVVYDMLGREVATVLDGPMSAGSHATPFDASRLASGVYVYRLRAGDETRTRSFVVTR comes from the coding sequence ATGTTGCTACCTCCGCTTGCACGGGCATACGCCCGCCTCGCCTTCGGGCTGAGCCTCGTTCTCGCGTTCAGCCTCGCGCTCAGCACCGTCTCGGCCCAGTCGCCGCTTCAGGAAACCCTGCGCGGCGTCGCGCCCGTCGAGAAGGGCGCGCTCACGCTATCGTCCTCGGCGACCGACCTCGCCGAGGCCCCGTGGGCCGCCGTCCTCGACCCTGCGCTTCGGCCGCTCGCAGCAGCGGAGGAGGCTCGCCGCACCACGGGGCGCTACCCAGCAGCCTGGCAGCCTGAGGCCTTCACCCAGAACCTCGCGGCGACCGTCCAGGCAGACGGCCAGGTGCTCCTCGACCTCCTCGTGGAGGCACGCGCGCCTGCCGCGCTCGGCGCGGTGCCAGGCGTCGAGGTCCGCACGGTGGTGGGCAATGTGGCCGTAGTCCGTGCCCCGTCCGGCGCACTCGTGCCGCTTGCGCGCCGCGACGGCGTCCGCTTCGTAGAGGCCGCTCGTCTCCGCAGCACCCTCAACGATGCTGGACGCGCCGACATCCGCGCCGACATCGTGCACCAGGGCGGGGGCGGACTTCCCCAAGCCTACCGCGGGCGTGGCGTCGTCGTGGGCGTCCTGGACTCCGGCATCGACGTCACCCACCCCGACTTCTTCGACGCGGGCGGCACGCGCCTGCGCTCGCTCCTGGAGTTCACGCAGGGCGGCGGGCAGGTTGAATGGACCAAGGCGCAGATCGACGCCAACCCCAGCGGTGTCACGCAGCAGGACGGCGATGGCGGCCAGGGCCACGGCACGCACGTGATGGGCACCGCCGCTGGCAATGGCGGCTTCTCAGCAAACCAGACGGGCATCGCGCCCGAGTCTGACCTCGTCTTCGTCAAGGGCATCCGCAGCCCCACCAGCACCGGCGGCTTCTCCGACGCCGACGTGATCGCAGGCGTGGACTACATGTTCCGCGCCGCCGGGAGCCAGCCCGCCGTCGTCAACCTGAGCCTCGGCGGCAACTTCGGCCCGCTCGATGGCACCTCGCTCTACGAGCAGTCGCTCAGCGGCCTCACCGGCGAGGGCCGCGTGATCGTCGCGGCGGCTGGCAACTCAGGATTCCAGCTGATCCACGCCGGCGACCAGACGCAGGCCAACGTGCTCAACGAGACGCTCCTCTTCGCCAACGACCCGAGCATTGCCCTCGCGAGCATGTGGTACGATTCCGGGACGCTCACCGAGTTCTACATCGGGGCTTATACGCTCGACGCGTTCGGCGAACTCGTCTACCTCGGCGAGGTCGGCGTCAACGCCGGGCAGGTGCTCGACGGAGGCAACGGCCAGCCGCTCCCCTTCGTCGTCGACGGCGTCACCCTCGGGTCCGTCGTGATCGATGCCCAGACCACGCAGGACCCGCGCAACGGCGATGGCAACGTGATCTTCGGCATCTTCGGCGACCCCCAGAACGGCATCGATGTCAGCCAGACGATCTGGACCATCCTCAGCGTCGGCCCGTCGGGCGGCCGGATGGACATGTGGGCGCTGAGCGGTTCCGAGTTCTTCGGCGGCGTCGTCGGCTTCCCCAGCATCAACGAGATGCCGGGCAACACCATGATGACGATGGGGTCGCCGTCGACGGCGCGCGACGTGATCGCGGTAGGCTCCTACGTCACCCGGAACCGCTGGGTAGATATCGACGGCGTCGCCCGGGACTGGCTCAACCCCAGCCCCGACCGGGACCCGAACAGCCCGCCCGTGATCCCGGCCATCGGGCAGCGCTCCTACTTCAGCAGCCTGGGGCCCACCCGCGACGGTCGCGTCACGCCCGACATCGCCGCGCCTGGGGAGTTGATCTTCTCGTCGATGTCGTCGGCGCTGAACGTGGGGGTGGGCGTGCAGCGTCACGAGATCCTGCAGGGCGGGGGCTACAAGAGCCTGCAGGGCACCAGCATGGCATCCCCGCACGTCGCCGGCACGATCGCGCTCATGCTGGAGGTGGACCCCACGCTCACGCCTGCGGAGGCCCGCGAGATCATCCAGGCCACGGCACGAAGCGACGGCTTCACGGGCAGCGTTCCGAACAACGGCGTCGGGGCCGGCAAGCTCGACGCGCTCGCCGCCGTGCAGGAGACGATCCGGCGCAACGGTGGCAGCGGCGGCGGTGGGACGAGCGTGGCCGAGGCCGAACCCAACAACACCATCCCGACGGCGCAACCGCTCGGCGGCAGCACACCCATCACCGTAGCGGGGTTCATCGAGTCCAGCGACAACGGGGACGTCACAGTTAACTACCAGGGCGGTGTCGTCGATGACTTCGAGGACCTCTTCCGCGTCAGCACGACCACCACGGGACTCACGCTCACCCTGAGCGACTACACACAGGATCTCGACCTCGTCCTCCTCGAGGAGGACAACGGAGGCCTCGCCATCGTCGACCTCTCCGCCTCCGTCGACGCGACAGAGTCGATCTCGGCGCCAGCGCTGGCGCCGGGGACGTACTACGTTGGCGTGTCGTTCTACGACGGCGAGGGGCAGAGCGGCACCTCGCCCTACCGGCTCGTCGTGGACGGCGGCTCGCCGGTGGATGCCGAGGACGAAGCCACGGTCGCTTCGCTGGCGCTCCACTCCACCTACCCCAACCCGGTCTCGGCCAGCACGACGATCGGCTTCGAACTGCCTGAGGCTGCCCCTGTGAAGCTCGTCGTGTACGACATGCTCGGCCGTGAGGTCGCGACGGTGCTCGACGGCCCCATGAGCGCCGGGTCGCACGCCACGCCGTTTGATGCCTCGCGGCTGGCCAGTGGGGTCTATGTCTACCGGCTCCGCGCTGGAGACGAGACCCGAACGCGCTCCTTCGTGGTGACGCGGTAG
- a CDS encoding SDR family oxidoreductase yields MIVVVTGASQGIGAAIAEAFAAEHGAQIGLLARSRAKLEAVAARCRARGATAEAFVCDVTDGVAVAAVAKAVRARFGTADVLVNNAGQFQPGALLDTDAAAFRQQVEVNLTSAFLVTHAFLPSMVERRRGHLFFMASVASLQAYPGGAAYCAAKHGLLGLARVVREETKPFGLRVTTLLPGATLTPSWDGTDLPPDRLMPPEDIAHAVVDAWRLSDRTVVEELVLRPQLGDL; encoded by the coding sequence ATGATCGTCGTTGTCACAGGGGCGAGCCAAGGCATCGGCGCCGCCATCGCGGAGGCATTTGCGGCGGAGCATGGGGCGCAGATCGGGTTGCTCGCGCGCTCGCGTGCCAAGCTCGAAGCCGTTGCGGCGCGGTGCCGGGCACGCGGGGCCACCGCCGAAGCGTTCGTGTGCGACGTGACCGACGGGGTCGCCGTCGCCGCCGTAGCGAAGGCCGTGCGCGCGCGTTTCGGCACTGCGGATGTGCTCGTCAACAACGCCGGGCAGTTCCAGCCGGGCGCGCTGCTCGACACGGACGCGGCGGCGTTCCGCCAGCAGGTCGAGGTCAACCTCACGAGCGCCTTCCTCGTCACGCACGCCTTTCTCCCATCGATGGTGGAGCGCAGACGCGGGCATCTCTTCTTTATGGCGTCGGTGGCGTCGCTACAGGCCTACCCCGGTGGCGCGGCCTACTGCGCAGCGAAGCACGGGCTGCTCGGCCTCGCCCGCGTCGTCCGCGAGGAGACGAAGCCGTTCGGCCTCCGCGTGACCACGCTACTCCCCGGCGCGACGCTCACGCCAAGCTGGGACGGCACCGACCTCCCGCCCGACCGTCTGATGCCGCCCGAGGACATCGCCCACGCCGTCGTGGACGCCTGGCGGCTATCGGATCGCACGGTCGTCGAAGAGCTCGTCCTCCGTCCGCAGTTGGGCGACCTGTGA
- a CDS encoding DnaJ domain-containing protein, which produces MPLSQILLQFVVILAVGFGLLGLRALLRGDLGVLGVANGEKPRFTNKRQQMWEKYRAKERLAREIRARQREAEAYRTMFQEREAEEEAALPPEIRHLETFALHRATLQLDGEVTETSIKAAYKQRVREYHPDLVVNLGCKLQDLAEDETKRINEAYAFFRQHLDF; this is translated from the coding sequence ATGCCGCTCTCGCAGATCCTTCTTCAGTTCGTGGTCATCCTGGCCGTCGGGTTCGGGCTGCTCGGCTTGCGCGCGCTCCTCCGCGGCGACCTCGGCGTGCTGGGCGTGGCGAACGGCGAGAAGCCGCGCTTCACCAACAAGCGGCAGCAGATGTGGGAGAAGTACCGCGCCAAGGAGCGGCTGGCCCGCGAGATCCGCGCCCGCCAGCGCGAGGCCGAGGCCTACCGCACGATGTTTCAGGAGCGCGAAGCCGAGGAGGAGGCTGCGCTGCCCCCGGAGATCCGCCACCTGGAGACGTTCGCGCTCCACCGCGCCACGCTCCAACTCGACGGCGAGGTCACCGAGACGAGCATCAAGGCGGCCTACAAGCAGCGCGTACGCGAGTATCACCCGGACCTCGTCGTCAACCTCGGGTGCAAGCTCCAAGACCTCGCCGAGGACGAAACGAAGCGCATCAACGAAGCCTACGCCTTCTTCCGGCAGCACCTCGACTTCTAG
- a CDS encoding 6-carboxytetrahydropterin synthase, whose amino-acid sequence MPTVYVTRRAVFSASHRLHNPAHSDAWNAETFGKCNNATGHGHNFTLEVVVAGEPDPATGFVIDLAVLKRIMNERVVGLLDHSNLNTDVPFLNGILPSTENLAVAIWDQLKDALPSGHLHAIRLRETENNSVEYYGEGHA is encoded by the coding sequence GTGCCCACCGTCTACGTCACCCGCCGCGCCGTCTTCAGCGCCTCGCACCGCCTCCACAACCCCGCGCACTCCGACGCCTGGAATGCGGAGACCTTCGGCAAGTGTAACAACGCGACGGGCCACGGCCACAACTTCACGCTGGAAGTCGTCGTCGCGGGCGAGCCGGACCCGGCGACGGGCTTCGTGATCGACCTCGCGGTGCTGAAGCGCATCATGAACGAGCGCGTCGTGGGCCTCCTCGACCACTCGAACCTGAACACGGACGTGCCCTTCCTCAATGGCATCCTGCCCTCGACGGAAAACCTCGCGGTGGCGATCTGGGACCAGCTCAAAGACGCGCTCCCGTCGGGCCACCTCCACGCGATCCGGCTGCGGGAGACGGAAAACAACAGCGTCGAATACTACGGCGAGGGGCACGCATGA
- a CDS encoding VOC family protein gives MKQSLVHVALVVRDYDEALAFFCDTLHFDLVEDVPIPEQSKRWVVVAPPGSAGTNILLARPSNTEQEACIGNQTGGRVTFFLNTDDFWRDYRQMVADGVRFVREPKEQPYGLVAVFEDLYGNLWDLLQMNEGHPALRGRTT, from the coding sequence GTGAAGCAGTCCCTCGTCCATGTTGCCCTCGTCGTCCGCGACTACGACGAGGCGCTCGCCTTCTTCTGCGACACGCTGCACTTCGACCTCGTGGAGGACGTACCCATTCCGGAGCAGAGCAAGCGTTGGGTCGTGGTAGCGCCGCCCGGCTCCGCCGGCACCAACATTCTCCTCGCGCGCCCCTCGAACACGGAGCAGGAGGCCTGCATCGGCAACCAGACCGGCGGCCGGGTCACGTTCTTCCTGAACACCGACGACTTCTGGCGTGACTACCGCCAGATGGTGGCCGACGGCGTCCGTTTCGTGCGGGAGCCGAAAGAGCAACCCTATGGACTGGTGGCCGTCTTCGAAGACCTCTATGGCAACCTCTGGGACCTCTTGCAGATGAACGAGGGCCACCCTGCGCTTCGCGGTCGAACGACCTAG
- a CDS encoding thymidine kinase, whose protein sequence is MEPHVYHPFADGERVGWIEVICGSMFSGKTEELIRRLRRARIARQRVEVFKPAVDTRYAEDHVVSHDARQIPSVRVEKAEDILRHAEDADVVGIDEAQFFGPDLVAVAEHLARKGRRVLIAGLDQDYLGRPFEPIPQLLAVAEHVTKLHAICAVCGAPANHSQRLVPEGSRVLLGEKEAYEPRCRRHFVPGGPDAQQLRLDDNVQEVVRR, encoded by the coding sequence ATGGAACCGCACGTCTATCATCCCTTCGCCGACGGCGAGCGCGTCGGCTGGATCGAGGTCATCTGCGGGTCGATGTTCTCGGGCAAGACCGAGGAGTTGATCCGGCGGCTGCGCCGCGCCCGCATCGCACGGCAGCGCGTCGAGGTGTTCAAGCCTGCCGTGGACACGCGCTACGCGGAGGACCACGTCGTCTCGCACGACGCGCGGCAGATCCCGTCGGTCCGCGTCGAGAAGGCCGAGGATATCCTTCGCCACGCCGAGGACGCCGACGTGGTCGGCATCGACGAGGCGCAGTTCTTCGGGCCCGACCTCGTGGCCGTCGCCGAGCACCTGGCGCGCAAAGGCCGCCGCGTCCTCATTGCCGGGCTCGACCAGGACTACCTCGGCCGCCCCTTCGAGCCGATCCCGCAGCTCCTCGCCGTGGCCGAGCACGTCACGAAGCTGCATGCCATCTGCGCCGTCTGCGGCGCGCCCGCCAACCACTCGCAGCGCCTCGTGCCCGAGGGCAGCCGCGTGCTGCTCGGCGAGAAGGAGGCCTACGAGCCGCGCTGCCGCCGCCACTTCGTCCCCGGCGGCCCCGACGCGCAGCAACTTCGCCTCGACGACAACGTCCAGGAGGTCGTGCGCCGCTAG
- a CDS encoding histidine triad nucleotide-binding protein: MTLFEKLIAREIPADFVHEDDWCVAFRDIAPVAPTHILVVPRKPIPSIADLDTDDAALVGHLFVVAKQIAEQQGLGTGYRLVINVGDEGGQTVPHLHLHVLGGRSFTWPPG, from the coding sequence ATGACGCTCTTCGAGAAACTCATCGCCCGCGAGATCCCCGCCGACTTCGTCCACGAGGACGACTGGTGCGTGGCCTTTCGCGACATCGCCCCCGTCGCGCCGACGCACATCCTCGTGGTGCCCCGCAAGCCGATCCCCTCCATCGCCGACCTCGACACGGACGACGCGGCCCTCGTTGGGCACCTGTTCGTGGTCGCCAAGCAGATCGCTGAACAGCAGGGCCTCGGCACCGGCTACCGGCTCGTCATCAACGTCGGCGACGAGGGCGGGCAGACCGTCCCCCATCTCCACCTCCATGTCCTGGGCGGGCGGTCCTTCACGTGGCCACCGGGATGA
- a CDS encoding ATP-binding protein has protein sequence MPTRPHASHQRADALRRFFVPDAPQEQPLERVVRLAGMLFAVERVALVTIESGDRRLVASRGLGDLATAPSDPEIAALRRSLVQPVAGEKIPLFTEDAYHDERFAGHALRGHPSVRFYASAPLKSAEGYTIGVLKLFDAVPRELSDDGLTLLTDLAAMAESERSAQRKVTAAEVRAQRNARHDAFARAVGTTAERFLRADDWQNEAAQALQHLAETAGAQAVQVYINHRADGSLVAEQSFAWSGEASAVPARLDYAADGLQRWADVLEAGRCLCASYSTLAEPERAFLDAKQARGVAVAPIVIDQTWAGFLCFDYAREALALDPAEEEALRAAAEAFGAVLERDRRTQASARTTLLDAAPLPLFVCLDGAVAFANPAAHQLGGYDAALVGKPLRDLVPVEMQAEVTAFLDGHTSAADRAPADEALRVRVVGADREVRVVDLQAAPTTFQGKNAVLVCAHDVTEQAEAMRSAQAAQTAAEARATLVSGLMTGLNQEVRTPLTSILGYAELLAGTLQSEDLEQLGVIRKSGQQLSRTIEAVYELARLGSQSGSLAAEPLPLLPLLADAERTYAPLAEEQGLRFIVKPPPEHTMVLADPRALTRVLGQLLANAIDFTTSGYVELRVRALGTRVQVEIEDTGCGMAAAFLPTARTPFRRARSTGSRSGSSGAGLGLTLADLLVERMQGQLDIQSQHGHGTLCRVTLPAPVTSDYRPTQRVAAADGASVEPPVPRITLPSLAPPVTSR, from the coding sequence ATGCCAACTCGGCCTCACGCCTCCCACCAGCGTGCCGATGCGCTGCGTCGGTTCTTCGTCCCCGACGCCCCGCAAGAACAGCCCCTCGAACGCGTTGTCCGCCTAGCGGGGATGCTGTTTGCCGTGGAGCGCGTCGCCCTGGTGACCATCGAGAGCGGGGACCGGCGGCTCGTGGCTAGCCGAGGGCTCGGTGATCTCGCAACGGCGCCGTCCGATCCCGAGATTGCCGCCCTACGCCGCTCGCTCGTTCAGCCGGTGGCCGGGGAAAAGATCCCGCTCTTCACCGAAGACGCCTACCACGACGAGCGCTTCGCTGGCCATGCGCTGCGCGGCCACCCGAGCGTGCGCTTCTACGCGAGCGCTCCGCTCAAGAGCGCCGAGGGCTACACGATCGGCGTGCTGAAGCTCTTCGACGCCGTCCCGCGCGAGCTCAGCGACGATGGGCTCACGCTGCTCACCGACCTCGCGGCCATGGCCGAGAGCGAGCGCAGTGCCCAGCGCAAGGTCACCGCAGCCGAGGTCCGGGCCCAGCGCAACGCGCGCCACGACGCCTTCGCCCGCGCCGTCGGGACGACCGCCGAGCGCTTCCTGCGGGCCGACGATTGGCAGAACGAGGCCGCGCAGGCCCTCCAACATCTGGCTGAGACCGCAGGCGCGCAGGCCGTACAGGTCTACATCAACCACCGCGCCGACGGAAGCCTCGTGGCGGAGCAGTCGTTCGCCTGGAGTGGCGAGGCGTCAGCGGTGCCTGCGCGCCTGGACTACGCCGCCGATGGCCTTCAGCGCTGGGCCGACGTGCTCGAGGCGGGCCGCTGCCTGTGTGCGTCCTACTCGACGCTCGCGGAGCCAGAGCGCGCCTTTCTCGACGCCAAGCAGGCGCGCGGTGTGGCCGTAGCTCCGATCGTGATCGACCAGACGTGGGCGGGCTTCCTTTGCTTCGACTACGCGCGCGAGGCGCTCGCCCTGGACCCTGCCGAGGAGGAGGCCCTCCGCGCAGCAGCCGAGGCCTTCGGCGCCGTGCTCGAACGTGACCGCCGGACCCAGGCCTCCGCGCGCACGACGCTCCTGGACGCCGCCCCGCTGCCGCTCTTCGTTTGCCTCGACGGCGCCGTCGCGTTCGCCAACCCGGCGGCGCACCAGCTCGGCGGGTACGACGCTGCGCTCGTCGGCAAGCCGCTCCGCGACCTCGTCCCCGTGGAGATGCAAGCGGAGGTGACGGCGTTCCTCGACGGCCACACGTCGGCCGCAGACCGCGCTCCGGCTGACGAGGCGCTCCGTGTCCGCGTAGTCGGAGCAGACCGAGAGGTCCGGGTCGTCGATCTCCAGGCGGCTCCGACCACGTTTCAGGGCAAGAACGCGGTGCTCGTGTGCGCCCACGACGTGACCGAACAGGCCGAGGCTATGCGGTCCGCTCAGGCTGCGCAGACGGCTGCTGAGGCGCGCGCCACGCTCGTGAGCGGGCTCATGACAGGCCTCAACCAAGAGGTGCGTACGCCGCTGACGAGCATCCTGGGCTACGCCGAACTGCTGGCCGGTACGCTCCAGAGCGAGGATCTGGAACAACTCGGCGTCATCCGCAAAAGCGGACAGCAACTCTCGCGCACCATCGAGGCTGTCTACGAGCTCGCACGGCTCGGTAGCCAATCGGGCTCTCTGGCTGCCGAACCCTTGCCGCTGCTGCCCCTGCTCGCCGACGCGGAGCGGACCTATGCACCGCTAGCCGAAGAGCAGGGGCTCCGCTTCATCGTGAAGCCACCTCCCGAACACACGATGGTGCTGGCCGATCCACGCGCCCTGACACGGGTGCTCGGGCAACTGCTCGCCAACGCGATCGATTTCACGACCAGCGGCTACGTCGAGTTGCGGGTCCGAGCCTTGGGCACCCGCGTCCAGGTCGAAATCGAGGACACCGGCTGCGGCATGGCGGCAGCGTTCCTGCCGACGGCCCGCACGCCGTTTCGCCGGGCGCGCTCGACCGGCAGCCGCAGCGGCTCGTCTGGAGCAGGGCTTGGGCTCACGCTGGCCGACCTTCTCGTAGAGCGCATGCAGGGCCAACTCGACATCCAGAGCCAGCACGGGCACGGAACGCTCTGCCGCGTCACCCTGCCTGCGCCCGTGACCTCAGACTACCGCCCGACGCAGCGTGTTGCCGCGGCTGATGGGGCCTCCGTGGAGCCGCCCGTTCCGCGGATCACGCTCCCGTCGTTGGCACCGCCCGTCACGTCTCGATGA